One genomic window of Prochlorococcus sp. MIT 0603 includes the following:
- a CDS encoding DNA repair protein RecN gives MESLDLRFEKGFSVFTGETGAGKSVFLLAIDSLLGGSSVPSSRLMRAGSKECLIEACFSIDSNVENWLKENSFDHFESELFISRDWKIKDDRLSSRIRLNGEIINRKQLLSLRPSLIDLTEQGKFHLLTSSLEQLRMLDRLGSDVIKKAKLSVKENWNSWKLAESKLIDLKKEKESFDSRFLIAKTFLEDLDSLQIEDPDEENTLKKEQDRILHSVKIHESLGLLFSRLNENNQDLPTALDHFSVCIQEMKSLLKLDSSLIKNFETLVESNYKLEEFLSSLSDYKYQLDNESNELENIQSRLSDINNLKKRYQLDFSGLFLKKQKSKAVLNIQDYNDSLNLLESQEKSLRLKFNQSTLELTILRKRYAQQLEESLVQHLYPLGLENIIFKIDFSNILPSQIGVDRIEFMFSSNPGQPLAPLSQIASGGELSRFSLALATVFSDISPSTTLLFDEIDSGVSGRISTAIAKLLKDLSLNKQIFCITHQPLVAALADHHFSVSKSINNGTTNSKVLLLKEFGDRQAALATLAGGNFTEASVYAASLLDNKAA, from the coding sequence ATGGAAAGCTTAGACCTTCGTTTTGAAAAAGGGTTTTCTGTATTTACTGGAGAAACTGGAGCTGGTAAGTCTGTTTTTTTATTAGCTATTGATTCTTTGCTGGGAGGATCAAGTGTTCCTTCTTCTCGCCTTATGCGGGCTGGATCTAAAGAATGTTTGATAGAGGCTTGTTTTTCAATTGATTCAAATGTAGAGAATTGGCTTAAAGAAAATTCTTTTGATCACTTTGAGTCTGAACTTTTTATTTCAAGAGATTGGAAAATAAAAGATGACCGTTTATCAAGCCGCATTAGATTAAATGGAGAAATTATTAATCGGAAGCAATTGCTTTCATTAAGGCCCTCTTTGATTGATTTAACAGAGCAAGGTAAATTTCACTTATTAACATCATCTTTAGAACAATTAAGAATGCTTGATCGCCTTGGTTCTGATGTTATTAAAAAAGCCAAGTTGAGTGTGAAGGAAAATTGGAATAGTTGGAAATTAGCAGAATCAAAGCTTATAGATTTAAAGAAAGAAAAAGAAAGTTTTGATTCTAGATTTTTAATTGCTAAAACATTTTTAGAAGATTTAGACTCACTTCAAATTGAAGATCCTGATGAGGAAAATACTTTAAAAAAGGAACAAGACAGAATTCTTCACAGTGTTAAGATACATGAATCTTTAGGGCTATTGTTTAGTAGATTAAATGAAAATAATCAAGATTTGCCAACAGCTTTAGATCACTTTTCTGTTTGCATTCAAGAGATGAAATCTTTATTAAAATTAGATTCTTCTTTAATAAAAAATTTTGAAACTTTAGTAGAATCTAATTATAAGTTAGAAGAGTTTCTATCATCTCTAAGTGATTATAAGTATCAATTAGATAATGAAAGTAATGAATTAGAAAATATTCAATCAAGATTATCAGATATCAATAATTTGAAAAAAAGATATCAGCTTGATTTTTCTGGACTATTTTTAAAGAAACAGAAGTCTAAAGCAGTATTAAATATTCAGGACTATAATGATAGTTTAAATCTTTTAGAAAGTCAGGAGAAGAGTCTTAGATTAAAATTTAATCAATCCACTTTAGAGCTTACTATTCTACGAAAAAGATATGCTCAACAATTAGAAGAGAGTCTTGTTCAGCATTTGTATCCATTAGGCTTAGAAAATATAATTTTTAAAATTGATTTTTCCAATATACTTCCATCTCAAATAGGTGTTGACCGTATTGAATTTATGTTTTCCTCAAACCCAGGGCAACCTTTAGCCCCTTTATCTCAAATAGCATCTGGAGGAGAGCTTTCAAGATTTTCACTTGCCTTGGCAACTGTATTTTCTGACATAAGCCCTTCTACTACTTTGCTTTTTGATGAAATTGATTCAGGAGTGAGTGGGAGAATTAGTACAGCAATTGCAAAGTTGTTAAAGGATTTATCTCTTAATAAACAGATCTTTTGTATTACACATCAACCTCTTGTTGCTGCTTTAGCGGATCATCATTTTTCTGTTTCAAAATCTATTAATAATGGAACAACCAATTCGAAAGTCCTTTTATTAAAGGAGTTTGGAGATCGTCAAGCTGCACTGGCTACATTAGCTGGAGGGAATTTTACTGAGGCAAGTGTATATGCTGCAAGTTTGTTGGATAACAAAGCCGCATAA